From Chryseobacterium salivictor, a single genomic window includes:
- the rlmF gene encoding 23S rRNA (adenine(1618)-N(6))-methyltransferase RlmF: protein MSTEKNTQEKIRLHIRNKNRERYDLDALKIAVPELAEHITVNKYGTESVDFANPVAVKLLNKALLNYYYGIKNWDFPDENLCPPIPSRADYLHYMADLLGQSNFGDLPEGDNIKVLDIGVGASCIYPVIGVSEYGWNFIGSDIDPQSAESSNNIVTLNPSLEGKIEVRLQENPKAFFEGILSGEEKIDFSMCNPPFHSSSEEAQKGSHRKVKNLRGKKTERPALNFAGISSELICEGGESRFIHDMITESQKFAENCFWFSTLVSKQSNLKGIYKALNEMEVAQIKTIPIGTGNKSSRIIAWSFLSKEEQKEWRETRWRKTEDK from the coding sequence AATCGCGAAAGATATGATTTAGATGCCCTGAAAATAGCGGTTCCTGAATTGGCAGAACACATTACGGTTAATAAATATGGTACGGAATCGGTTGATTTTGCAAATCCTGTAGCGGTAAAATTGCTCAATAAAGCTTTACTGAATTATTATTACGGAATAAAAAACTGGGATTTCCCGGATGAAAATTTATGTCCGCCCATTCCCAGTAGAGCCGATTATCTGCATTATATGGCGGATTTGTTAGGTCAAAGTAATTTTGGTGATTTGCCGGAAGGTGATAATATCAAAGTTTTAGATATTGGTGTTGGCGCGAGTTGTATTTATCCGGTCATCGGGGTTTCAGAATATGGCTGGAATTTTATTGGGTCAGATATCGATCCGCAGTCTGCTGAATCCTCAAATAATATTGTCACTTTAAATCCATCTCTGGAGGGAAAAATCGAAGTCCGTTTACAGGAGAATCCGAAAGCTTTTTTTGAAGGAATTTTAAGCGGTGAGGAGAAAATTGATTTCTCCATGTGCAATCCTCCCTTTCACTCTTCCAGTGAGGAAGCTCAAAAAGGAAGTCATCGAAAAGTGAAAAACCTCAGAGGTAAAAAAACCGAAAGACCGGCGCTTAATTTTGCAGGCATCAGCAGTGAATTGATTTGTGAAGGAGGCGAATCCAGGTTCATTCACGATATGATTACCGAAAGTCAGAAATTTGCAGAGAACTGTTTTTGGTTTTCGACTTTGGTGTCGAAACAATCGAATCTGAAAGGGATTTATAAAGCCTTAAATGAAATGGAAGTTGCCCAAATTAAAACCATTCCCATCGGAACAGGCAATAAATCGAGTCGAATTATCGCATGGTCTTTCCTGTCGAAAGAAGAGCAAAAAGAGTGGCGGGAAACGAGATGGAGAAAAACAGAAGATAAATAG